In Methylocystis echinoides, one genomic interval encodes:
- a CDS encoding valine--tRNA ligase has protein sequence MEKTFDPRSIESRIRETWEEAQAFRAGRPERAQAAPYSIVIPPPNVTGSLHMGHALNNTLQDILVRHHRMKGEDVLWQPGTDHAGIATQMVVERQLMERQEQGRRAMGREKFLERVWEWKAESGGQIVEQLKRLGASCDWSRERFTLDDGLSRAVVKVFVQLYRDGLLYKDKRLVNWDPALHTAISDLEVLQQEVKGHLWRFKYPVVDDNGKETGEFIVVATTRPETMLGDTAVAVHPEDERYKALVGKKLRLPLVGRLIPVVADEYSDPEKGTGAVKITPAHDFNDFEVGKRHGLRLVNVLDAQARMMLAANAEFHEGTPPSDELAAVVAALDGQDRFVARKRVVEMMEERGLLDGIDDHKHMVPHGDRSNAVLEPRLTDQWYVDAKTLAQPALAAVREGRTSFVPKNWEKTYFEWLDNIQPWCVSRQLWWGHRIPAWYDADGNVYVEESEEAAHAAARARTGEKVALTRDEDVLDTWFSSALWPFSTLGWPDETPELARFYPTNVLVTGFDIIFFWVARMMMMGLHFKKEIPFRDVYIHALVRDEKGAKMSKSKGNVIDPLHLIDEYGADALRFTLAAMAAQGRDIKLSTQRVEGYRNFATKLWNASRFAEMNGCARVSGYDPRANQVTLNRWIVGEAARAAQEVSAAIDAYRFNEAAGAAYRFVWNVFCDWYVELSKPLLTGPDGVAKDETRATTAFVLDQIYALLHPFMPFITEELWAIKGAEGPKRESLLALSQWPSLHGLEDALAESEIGWVVDLVSEIRSLRAEMNLTSETELLLIGADAEVQARASRWDETIRKLARLSRVGFAEAAPKSSAQIIVRGGVVAMPLEGVIDLAAEKARLAKEIAKLEGEAKKVEAKLGNPGFMAKADEDVIEEHKERREEALARIEKLTAALGRLG, from the coding sequence ATGGAAAAAACCTTCGACCCCCGCTCCATCGAGAGCCGCATCCGCGAAACCTGGGAAGAGGCCCAGGCCTTCCGCGCCGGGCGTCCCGAACGCGCGCAGGCCGCGCCCTATTCCATCGTTATCCCGCCGCCCAACGTCACCGGCAGCCTGCACATGGGCCATGCGCTCAACAATACGCTGCAGGACATTCTCGTGCGCCACCACCGCATGAAGGGCGAGGACGTGCTGTGGCAGCCGGGCACGGACCACGCCGGCATCGCGACGCAGATGGTGGTCGAGCGCCAGCTCATGGAGCGGCAAGAGCAGGGCCGCCGCGCCATGGGCCGCGAGAAATTCCTCGAACGCGTCTGGGAATGGAAGGCGGAGTCCGGCGGCCAGATCGTCGAGCAGTTGAAGCGCCTCGGCGCCTCCTGCGACTGGTCGCGGGAGCGGTTCACGCTGGACGACGGCCTGTCGCGCGCAGTCGTGAAAGTCTTCGTGCAGCTCTATCGCGACGGGCTCCTTTACAAGGACAAGCGCCTCGTCAATTGGGACCCGGCGCTGCACACGGCGATCTCCGATCTCGAAGTGCTGCAGCAGGAAGTGAAGGGCCATCTGTGGCGCTTCAAATATCCCGTTGTCGACGACAACGGCAAAGAGACCGGCGAATTCATCGTCGTCGCCACGACGCGCCCCGAGACGATGCTCGGCGACACCGCCGTCGCCGTGCATCCGGAAGACGAGCGCTACAAGGCGCTGGTCGGCAAGAAGCTGCGCCTGCCGCTCGTCGGCCGTCTGATTCCGGTGGTTGCGGACGAGTATTCCGATCCCGAAAAGGGAACGGGCGCGGTGAAGATTACTCCCGCGCATGACTTCAACGATTTCGAGGTCGGCAAGCGGCATGGGCTGCGGCTCGTCAATGTGCTCGACGCGCAGGCGCGCATGATGCTTGCCGCCAACGCCGAGTTTCACGAGGGGACGCCGCCCTCAGACGAACTCGCGGCCGTTGTCGCCGCACTCGACGGACAGGATCGTTTCGTCGCCCGCAAGCGCGTCGTCGAGATGATGGAAGAGCGCGGCCTGCTCGACGGAATCGACGACCACAAGCACATGGTCCCGCATGGCGACCGCTCCAACGCCGTGCTGGAGCCGCGCTTGACGGACCAATGGTATGTCGACGCGAAGACGCTGGCGCAACCGGCGCTCGCCGCCGTCCGCGAGGGCCGCACCAGCTTCGTGCCCAAGAACTGGGAAAAGACCTACTTCGAGTGGCTCGACAATATTCAGCCTTGGTGCGTATCGCGCCAGCTGTGGTGGGGTCATCGCATTCCGGCCTGGTACGACGCCGACGGCAATGTCTATGTCGAGGAGAGCGAAGAGGCGGCCCACGCCGCCGCCCGCGCGCGCACCGGCGAGAAAGTGGCGCTCACCCGCGACGAAGACGTGCTCGACACCTGGTTCTCTTCGGCGCTCTGGCCGTTCTCGACGCTCGGCTGGCCGGACGAGACGCCGGAGCTCGCCCGTTTCTATCCGACCAATGTCCTCGTCACGGGCTTCGACATCATCTTCTTCTGGGTGGCCCGCATGATGATGATGGGCCTGCACTTCAAGAAGGAGATCCCCTTCCGCGACGTCTACATCCACGCGCTCGTCCGCGACGAGAAGGGCGCGAAGATGTCGAAGTCGAAGGGCAATGTCATCGACCCGCTGCATTTGATCGACGAATACGGCGCCGATGCGCTGCGCTTCACGCTCGCCGCCATGGCGGCGCAGGGCCGCGACATCAAGCTCTCGACCCAGCGCGTCGAAGGCTACCGCAATTTCGCGACGAAGCTGTGGAACGCTTCGCGCTTCGCCGAGATGAACGGCTGCGCGCGCGTCTCGGGCTATGACCCGCGGGCCAATCAGGTCACGCTCAACCGCTGGATCGTCGGCGAAGCGGCGCGCGCCGCGCAGGAGGTCTCCGCCGCCATCGACGCCTATCGCTTCAACGAGGCGGCCGGCGCCGCCTATCGCTTCGTCTGGAACGTCTTCTGCGACTGGTATGTGGAGCTGTCGAAGCCGCTGCTCACCGGCCCCGACGGCGTCGCCAAGGACGAGACGCGGGCGACGACCGCCTTCGTGCTCGACCAGATTTACGCGCTGCTGCATCCCTTCATGCCCTTCATCACCGAGGAGCTGTGGGCGATCAAGGGGGCCGAGGGGCCCAAGCGCGAGAGCCTGCTGGCGCTGAGCCAATGGCCATCCCTCCACGGGCTCGAGGATGCGCTCGCCGAGAGCGAGATCGGCTGGGTCGTCGACCTCGTCTCGGAAATCCGCTCGCTGCGCGCGGAGATGAATCTAACGAGCGAGACCGAGCTTCTGCTCATCGGCGCCGACGCCGAAGTGCAGGCGCGCGCCTCACGCTGGGATGAAACGATCCGCAAGCTCGCGCGTCTCTCCCGCGTCGGCTTCGCCGAGGCCGCGCCCAAATCCTCGGCGCAGATCATCGTGCGCGGCGGCGTCGTCGCCATGCCGCTCGAAGGCGTGATCGACCTCGCCGCCGAAAAGGCCCGCCTCGCCAAGGAAATCGCCAAGCTCGAGGGCGAGGCGAAGAAGGTCGAGGCGAAGCTCGGCAATCCCGGCTTCATGGCCAAGGCCGACGAGGACGTCATCGAAGAGCACAAGGAGCGCCGCGAGGAAGCGCTGGCGCGCATCGAGAAGCTCACCGCGGCGCTCGGGCGGCTGGGGTAA
- a CDS encoding glutathione S-transferase has translation MLLYDTPRAPNPKRVRMFLAEKGVPIPTREINLLALEHKNDDYARINPFHRVPALVLDDGAVLTESVSICRYIETLYPEPPLFGRDGREAAFIDMWQRRMEFELFMPVAHAFRHSHPRLAALEQPQFPDFAQAQRGRAVDAMRWLDGELAARRHVAGDAFTVADITAFVALELSPLARVDVPGELAHLARWRSDVAARPSAAA, from the coding sequence ATGCTGCTCTACGATACGCCGCGCGCGCCCAACCCCAAGCGGGTTCGTATGTTTCTCGCGGAAAAAGGCGTCCCCATCCCCACCCGCGAGATCAATCTCCTCGCGCTCGAGCACAAGAATGACGACTACGCGCGCATCAACCCCTTCCACCGCGTGCCGGCGCTCGTGCTCGACGACGGCGCCGTATTGACGGAGAGCGTGTCGATCTGCCGCTATATCGAAACCCTCTATCCCGAGCCGCCGCTCTTCGGGCGCGACGGCCGCGAGGCGGCCTTTATCGACATGTGGCAGCGGCGGATGGAGTTCGAGCTGTTCATGCCGGTGGCGCACGCCTTCCGCCACAGCCACCCGCGGCTCGCCGCGCTGGAGCAGCCGCAGTTCCCGGACTTTGCGCAGGCGCAGCGCGGGCGGGCCGTGGACGCGATGCGCTGGCTCGACGGCGAACTCGCCGCGCGCCGCCATGTCGCGGGCGACGCCTTCACCGTCGCCGACATCACCGCCTTCGTCGCGCTGGAGCTGTCGCCGCTCGCCCGCGTCGACGTCCCGGGAGAATTGGCGCATTTGGCGCGGTGGCGCTCGGACGTGGCGGCGCGGCCGAGCGCGGCCGCCTGA
- the queF gene encoding preQ(1) synthase, with protein MTKIHEGASLLGVQAKLPASPDEAKLDLVPNPHKGVAYLVRFTAPEFTSLCPVTGQPDFAHIVIDYAPGEWLIESKALKLYLGSFRNHGAFHEDCTLRIARDLVAAMTPQWLRIGGYWYPRGGMPIDVFWQTGAPPEGLWLPDQGVPPYRGRG; from the coding sequence ATGACGAAGATCCACGAAGGCGCGTCGCTTCTCGGCGTGCAAGCCAAGCTCCCCGCTTCGCCCGACGAGGCGAAGCTCGATCTCGTGCCCAATCCGCACAAGGGCGTCGCTTATCTGGTCCGCTTCACGGCGCCGGAATTCACCTCGCTCTGCCCGGTGACCGGCCAGCCCGATTTCGCGCACATTGTCATCGACTATGCGCCAGGCGAATGGCTCATCGAGTCCAAGGCGCTGAAGCTTTATCTCGGAAGCTTTCGCAACCACGGCGCCTTTCACGAGGACTGCACGCTGCGCATCGCCCGCGATCTCGTCGCGGCGATGACGCCGCAATGGCTGCGCATCGGCGGCTATTGGTATCCGCGCGGCGGCATGCCGATCGACGTGTTCTGGCAGACCGGCGCGCCCCCCGAGGGGCTGTGGCTGCCCGATCAGGGGGTGCCCCCTTATCGCGGGCGGGGGTGA
- a CDS encoding ATP-binding protein yields the protein MSEVTAEMIERGRGLDPQAATRKRRMGAHMRAARERLTTSDTGHRGTDLELLRAYAEARSKSAFGAACLILMLALLALFWVPATKTLVWLVLALSSMALCVNMARGLAGLEDTKVTVIEWRRRFVVTELLHGFLWAGYAAVLLSVNDPNARTLVVVMLLLSSAFNTMVTATIPAAVYAAIAPSSLAAVAYITLVNRAGADTLGVLLAMVAAAQLFFYTLAKRFHQLASESLFFRAEKNELIAELEQAKANSDEARRRAEEANLAKSRFLATMSHELRTPLNAILGFSEVLKGELFGAHANPAYRDYSADIHSSGQHLLMLINEILDLSRVEAGRYELKEESVSLVNIAQDCRHLLMIRAKKRDITLIEAVEPSLPRIWADERAVRQIVLNLLTNGIKFTPQGGQVTLKVGWTRAGGQYIAITDTGPGIPEEEIAVVMSSFGRGSLARKNAEEGTGLGLPIVKGLVELHGGQFMLRSKIREGTQAIVVFPPQRVMNALPKFETQGRASRPAA from the coding sequence ATGAGCGAAGTCACCGCTGAGATGATTGAACGCGGGCGCGGACTCGATCCCCAGGCCGCGACCAGGAAACGCCGCATGGGCGCGCACATGCGCGCGGCGCGCGAGCGCTTGACGACCTCCGACACGGGACACAGGGGCACGGATCTCGAATTGCTGCGCGCCTATGCGGAAGCGCGGAGCAAATCCGCCTTCGGCGCCGCCTGTCTCATTCTGATGCTGGCGCTTCTCGCCCTGTTCTGGGTTCCGGCGACGAAGACTCTCGTCTGGCTCGTCCTGGCGCTTTCGAGCATGGCCCTTTGCGTCAACATGGCGCGGGGCCTCGCTGGACTCGAGGACACGAAGGTGACCGTCATCGAGTGGCGCAGGAGATTCGTTGTGACCGAGCTCCTGCACGGCTTCCTCTGGGCCGGCTATGCGGCGGTGTTGCTCAGCGTCAACGACCCGAACGCTCGCACGCTCGTGGTTGTGATGCTGCTCTTGTCCTCGGCCTTCAACACCATGGTGACGGCGACAATTCCCGCGGCCGTGTATGCGGCGATCGCGCCGAGTTCGCTCGCGGCCGTCGCTTACATCACGCTCGTCAATCGCGCCGGCGCGGACACGCTCGGCGTGCTGCTCGCCATGGTCGCGGCGGCGCAGTTGTTTTTCTACACTCTCGCCAAGCGCTTCCATCAGCTCGCCTCCGAAAGCCTGTTCTTCCGCGCCGAAAAGAACGAGCTGATTGCGGAGCTCGAGCAGGCGAAAGCCAATTCCGACGAAGCGCGCCGCCGCGCCGAGGAGGCCAATCTGGCGAAGTCGCGCTTTCTGGCGACGATGAGCCATGAGCTGCGCACCCCCTTGAACGCCATCCTCGGCTTTTCCGAAGTGCTGAAAGGCGAGCTGTTCGGCGCGCACGCCAATCCCGCTTACCGGGATTATTCCGCCGACATTCATTCGAGCGGTCAGCATCTGCTCATGCTGATCAACGAAATCCTCGATCTGTCGCGAGTCGAGGCGGGCCGATACGAACTCAAGGAGGAGAGCGTCTCCTTGGTCAATATCGCGCAGGATTGCCGACATCTGTTGATGATTCGCGCCAAGAAGCGGGACATCACGCTCATAGAGGCGGTCGAGCCGAGCCTGCCGCGCATCTGGGCGGATGAGCGCGCCGTGCGGCAGATCGTGCTCAATCTCCTGACCAACGGCATTAAATTCACGCCGCAAGGCGGGCAGGTGACGCTGAAGGTCGGCTGGACCCGGGCGGGCGGCCAATATATCGCCATTACCGATACCGGCCCCGGCATCCCGGAAGAAGAGATCGCCGTCGTCATGTCCTCCTTCGGCCGCGGCTCGCTCGCGAGGAAAAACGCCGAAGAAGGCACCGGCCTCGGTCTGCCGATCGTCAAGGGGCTCGTCGAGCTTCACGGCGGGCAGTTCATGTTGCGCTCCAAGATTCGCGAGGGCACGCAGGCGATCGTCGTGTTCCCGCCGCAGCGGGTGATGAACGCCCTGCCGAAGTTCGAAACCCAGGGACGCGCCAGCCGGCCCGCCGCCTGA
- the eno gene encoding phosphopyruvate hydratase, translating into MTEIIDIHAREILDSRGNPTVEVDVTLEDGSSGRAAVPSGASTGAHEAVEKRDGDPKRYLGKGVLQAVDNVNDEIAGALLGLDAEDQVGIDQAMIRLDGTPNKSRLGANAILGVSLAVAKAAAEASALPLYRYVGGTQARVLPTPMMNIVNGGVHADNPIDFQEFMVLPTGADNVRDAIRWGAEIFHTLKSALKKAGHSTSVGDEGGFAPNLPSAEAALDFIMKAIETAGFKPGVDVMLGSDCAATEFFKDGKYVYEGEGVTRSIDEQVAYLAKLANNYPIVSIEDGMAEDDWEGWKKLTDAIGKKVQLVGDDLFVTNVTRLSQGVKTGTANSILVKVNQIGSLTETISAVDMAHRAGYTSVMSHRSGETEDSTIADLAVALNCGQIKTGSLARSDRTAKYNQLIRIEEELGDAAIYAGRSALKALA; encoded by the coding sequence ATGACCGAGATCATCGACATCCACGCCCGTGAAATTCTCGACTCGCGCGGGAATCCAACCGTCGAGGTCGATGTGACGCTCGAAGACGGGTCTTCCGGCCGCGCGGCGGTCCCCTCGGGCGCCTCGACGGGCGCACATGAGGCCGTGGAGAAGCGCGACGGCGATCCCAAGCGCTACCTCGGCAAAGGCGTCCTGCAGGCCGTCGACAATGTGAATGACGAGATCGCCGGCGCGCTGCTCGGCCTCGACGCCGAGGACCAGGTCGGCATCGACCAGGCCATGATCCGGCTCGACGGCACGCCGAACAAGTCGCGCCTCGGCGCCAACGCCATTCTCGGCGTCTCGCTCGCCGTCGCCAAGGCCGCCGCGGAAGCCTCCGCCCTGCCGCTCTACCGCTATGTCGGCGGCACGCAGGCGCGCGTCCTGCCGACCCCGATGATGAACATCGTCAATGGCGGCGTCCATGCCGACAACCCGATCGACTTCCAGGAATTCATGGTTCTACCGACGGGCGCCGATAACGTCCGCGACGCGATCCGCTGGGGCGCGGAGATTTTCCACACGCTGAAAAGCGCGTTGAAGAAGGCCGGCCATTCGACCTCGGTCGGCGACGAGGGCGGCTTCGCGCCCAATCTTCCTTCCGCCGAAGCGGCGCTCGACTTCATCATGAAGGCGATCGAGACCGCGGGCTTCAAGCCGGGCGTCGACGTGATGCTGGGCTCCGACTGCGCCGCGACCGAGTTCTTCAAGGACGGCAAATATGTTTATGAAGGCGAGGGCGTGACGCGTTCGATCGACGAGCAGGTCGCCTATCTCGCCAAGCTCGCCAATAACTATCCGATCGTCTCGATCGAGGACGGCATGGCCGAAGACGATTGGGAGGGCTGGAAGAAGCTCACCGACGCCATCGGCAAGAAGGTGCAGCTCGTCGGCGACGATCTCTTCGTGACGAACGTCACCCGCCTGAGTCAGGGCGTCAAGACCGGCACGGCCAATTCGATCCTCGTCAAGGTCAATCAGATCGGCTCGCTCACCGAGACGATCTCGGCGGTCGATATGGCGCATCGCGCCGGCTACACCAGCGTCATGTCGCATCGCTCCGGCGAGACCGAGGATTCGACGATCGCCGATCTCGCGGTGGCGCTGAACTGCGGCCAGATCAAAACCGGCTCGCTCGCCCGCTCCGACCGCACCGCCAAATACAACCAGCTCATCCGCATCGAGGAAGAGCTGGGCGACGCGGCGATCTACGCCGGCAGGAGCGCGCTGAAGGCGCTGGCCTGA
- a CDS encoding uracil-DNA glycosylase family protein: MRRDRPETLEELSARIRACRHCAQAPAPLPHAPRPVFRVSPTARLLVASQAPGNLVNQTGIPFNDPSGERLRAWMGVDRDTFYDVSRVAIAPMGFCFPGNDAAGGDLPPRPECRTLWHDALFSAMPQIETVLAIGRYAQDYHFARLGHALPRGASVSGIVARWREFQGGRPLLFPLPHPSWRNTGWLKKNPWFEAEVLPVLRAEVARLVQGATHPRPR, from the coding sequence ATGAGGCGCGACAGACCCGAGACGTTGGAAGAATTGTCGGCGCGGATTCGCGCCTGCCGCCATTGCGCGCAGGCGCCCGCGCCCCTGCCGCACGCCCCGCGTCCGGTGTTTCGGGTCTCGCCGACCGCACGGCTGCTCGTCGCGAGCCAGGCGCCCGGCAATCTCGTCAACCAGACCGGCATTCCCTTCAATGATCCATCGGGCGAACGGCTGCGCGCATGGATGGGCGTGGATCGCGACACGTTCTACGACGTCTCGCGCGTGGCCATCGCGCCAATGGGCTTCTGCTTTCCCGGCAATGACGCGGCGGGCGGCGATCTGCCGCCGCGCCCCGAATGCCGCACGCTCTGGCACGACGCGCTGTTTTCGGCCATGCCGCAGATCGAGACCGTGCTGGCGATCGGCCGCTATGCGCAGGACTACCACTTCGCCCGGCTCGGCCACGCTCTGCCCAGAGGCGCCAGCGTCTCCGGGATAGTCGCGCGCTGGCGGGAGTTTCAGGGCGGGCGGCCGCTGCTCTTCCCGCTGCCGCATCCCTCCTGGCGCAACACGGGCTGGCTGAAGAAAAACCCCTGGTTCGAGGCGGAAGTCCTGCCGGTGTTGCGCGCAGAAGTGGCGCGTCTCGTTCAAGGCGCGACTCACCCCCGCCCGCGATAA
- the queC gene encoding 7-cyano-7-deazaguanine synthase QueC, which translates to MTTHDAHPAPDSAALVLFSGGQDSTTCLAWALAHFARVETVGFDYGQRHRIELDQRKKLRDGLAALSPLWRQRLGDDHTMTIEALGAISDTALTRDAEIALREDGLPNTFVPGRNLIFLAFAGALAYRRAVSDIVGGMCETDFSGYPDCRHETIRAMNRALCLGMASDIEIHTPLMWIDKAATWRLAKDLGGWGLVDLIVEESHSCYLGERGRRFDWGYGCGECPACALRAAGWAKFFAATPA; encoded by the coding sequence ATGACGACCCATGACGCACATCCCGCGCCCGATTCCGCCGCGCTCGTGCTCTTTTCTGGCGGGCAGGACTCCACCACCTGCCTCGCCTGGGCGCTCGCGCATTTTGCCCGCGTCGAGACGGTCGGCTTCGACTATGGCCAACGCCACCGCATCGAACTCGATCAGCGCAAAAAACTGCGCGACGGGCTCGCGGCGTTGTCGCCGCTCTGGCGCCAAAGGCTCGGCGACGACCACACGATGACCATCGAGGCGCTCGGCGCCATCTCGGACACCGCGCTCACCCGCGACGCGGAGATCGCGTTGCGCGAGGACGGTTTGCCCAACACCTTTGTCCCCGGGCGCAATCTCATCTTCCTCGCCTTCGCCGGCGCGCTCGCCTATCGCCGCGCCGTTTCCGACATCGTCGGCGGCATGTGCGAGACCGATTTTTCCGGCTATCCCGATTGCCGCCACGAAACGATCCGCGCGATGAACCGGGCGCTTTGTCTCGGCATGGCCTCCGACATCGAAATCCATACCCCCCTGATGTGGATCGACAAGGCCGCGACCTGGCGCCTGGCCAAGGATCTCGGCGGCTGGGGCCTGGTCGATTTGATCGTCGAGGAGAGCCACAGCTGTTACCTCGGCGAGCGCGGCCGACGCTTCGACTGGGGCTACGGCTGCGGCGAATGCCCGGCCTGCGCGTTGCGCGCGGCCGGCTGGGCGAAGTTTTTCGCCGCTACCCCGGCTTGA
- a CDS encoding TonB-dependent receptor domain-containing protein has translation MSYAAAAQQSLPTIEVRTAKRHTDAKTPPARRPAALRQPLVAALPPTPSAPRDSLPIVADRFGSTLVVPREELRRLPGATLGDLLFDKPGVTGSGYAPGAASRPIVRGLDNYRVRIQENGVAASGVSELGEDHAAPLDPLGANRVEVIHGPATLRWGAAAMGGVVNVENNRIPDHPPCADAALFRQSGCAAVETRAAASTVDGALENATLLDAGRGAFLLHADVAGRRAGDYAIPAYPYLFPPDPPPPVYGRQPNSAMRMGSASLGGTYLFDAGYVGFSVTQFFTRYHIPGIEPTATNTRIDMRQTRVASKGELRPRSAYVDTIRFWMGLGDYRHNELANVDGVDGAQQTFTNQELETRVETLLQPLALPFGTLKTSFGFQGAHQFLRAPGVEGGLFDPNRTKSVAGYLFNALAFNAAQRLEIAGRVEHAQISGAMPDFSVDPGFSTPRDRQFTPVSGAFGFLQDLPGDMVASLSAQYVQRAPRAPELFSRGAHEATGTFDVGDPNLKIEAAKTVEISLRRAPGPLRFEANLFYTRFDNFIFRNLTGESCEATVASCTPLGEGGDLAQAFYAQRNAVFRGGEFQGQLDVATLAGGTVSVESQFDVVRASFTGGGNVPRIPPVRLGGGLVWRDANWLARVNLLHAFAQNAIAETGETPTKGYNLLKAELSYRMVFGPNDPLGREMTFGLAGNNLLNADMRNSVSFRKNEVLLPGANLRLFANILF, from the coding sequence ATGTCCTATGCGGCGGCGGCGCAGCAGTCGCTGCCCACGATCGAAGTCCGGACCGCCAAGCGCCACACGGATGCGAAGACCCCGCCCGCGCGGAGGCCTGCCGCGCTGCGCCAGCCGCTTGTCGCTGCGCTCCCGCCCACGCCCTCGGCGCCGCGTGACAGTCTGCCGATCGTCGCCGATCGCTTCGGGTCGACATTGGTTGTGCCGCGGGAGGAACTCCGCCGCTTGCCCGGCGCGACGCTCGGCGACCTGCTCTTCGACAAGCCGGGCGTCACCGGATCGGGCTATGCCCCGGGCGCCGCAAGCCGCCCGATCGTGCGCGGGCTGGATAATTACAGGGTGCGCATCCAGGAGAATGGCGTCGCCGCCAGCGGCGTCTCGGAACTGGGCGAAGACCACGCCGCCCCGCTCGATCCGCTCGGCGCAAATCGCGTCGAGGTGATTCATGGCCCGGCCACGCTGCGCTGGGGCGCGGCCGCGATGGGCGGCGTCGTCAATGTTGAAAACAATCGCATCCCGGACCATCCGCCCTGCGCTGACGCGGCCCTGTTTCGACAATCCGGCTGCGCAGCGGTTGAAACCCGCGCGGCGGCGTCGACCGTCGACGGCGCGCTCGAAAATGCGACGCTTCTGGACGCCGGGCGCGGCGCGTTTCTCCTCCACGCCGACGTCGCGGGCCGACGCGCCGGCGATTACGCGATTCCCGCCTATCCCTATCTCTTTCCGCCCGACCCGCCGCCGCCGGTCTATGGCCGCCAGCCCAATTCGGCCATGCGCATGGGCTCGGCCTCGCTCGGCGGGACTTATCTTTTCGACGCCGGCTACGTCGGCTTTTCAGTGACGCAGTTTTTCACCCGCTACCACATTCCCGGCATAGAGCCGACGGCGACCAATACGCGGATCGACATGCGCCAGACGCGCGTCGCCTCGAAAGGCGAATTGCGACCGCGGTCGGCCTATGTCGATACGATCCGCTTCTGGATGGGCCTCGGCGACTACCGCCACAACGAGCTCGCAAATGTCGATGGGGTCGACGGCGCTCAGCAGACCTTCACGAATCAGGAGCTCGAAACCCGCGTTGAAACCCTGCTTCAGCCGCTCGCGCTGCCCTTTGGGACGCTGAAAACCTCTTTTGGTTTCCAGGGCGCGCATCAGTTCTTGCGCGCGCCGGGCGTCGAAGGCGGGCTCTTCGACCCCAACCGCACGAAAAGCGTCGCCGGCTATCTGTTCAACGCGCTCGCGTTCAACGCGGCGCAGCGTCTCGAAATCGCCGGCCGCGTCGAACATGCGCAAATCAGCGGAGCCATGCCGGATTTCTCGGTCGACCCCGGCTTCTCGACACCCCGTGACCGGCAATTCACGCCGGTCAGCGGCGCGTTCGGCTTTCTTCAAGATCTTCCCGGCGACATGGTCGCGAGCCTTTCGGCCCAATATGTTCAACGCGCCCCGCGCGCGCCCGAACTCTTTTCGCGCGGCGCCCACGAGGCCACCGGCACCTTCGACGTCGGCGATCCCAATCTGAAGATCGAAGCGGCGAAGACGGTCGAGATCAGCCTGCGTCGGGCGCCCGGGCCGCTGCGTTTCGAGGCCAATCTCTTCTACACGCGCTTCGATAACTTCATTTTCCGCAATCTCACCGGCGAGAGCTGCGAGGCGACCGTCGCAAGCTGCACGCCCTTGGGCGAAGGCGGCGATCTCGCGCAGGCCTTCTATGCGCAACGCAACGCAGTCTTTCGCGGCGGCGAATTCCAGGGCCAGCTCGACGTTGCGACGCTCGCGGGCGGGACCGTCAGCGTCGAGAGCCAGTTCGACGTGGTGCGGGCGAGCTTCACGGGCGGCGGAAACGTGCCGCGCATCCCGCCCGTGCGGCTCGGCGGCGGTCTCGTCTGGCGCGACGCCAATTGGCTCGCCCGGGTCAATCTGCTGCACGCCTTTGCGCAGAATGCGATCGCCGAGACGGGCGAGACGCCCACGAAAGGCTATAATCTGCTCAAGGCGGAGCTGAGCTACCGGATGGTTTTCGGCCCGAACGATCCGCTCGGCCGCGAGATGACGTTCGGCCTCGCGGGCAATAATCTGCTCAACGCGGACATGCGCAACAGCGTCTCGTTTCGTAAGAATGAGGTGTTGCTGCCCGGCGCCAATCTGCGGCTTTTCGCCAATATCCTGTTCTAG